From Salvelinus fontinalis isolate EN_2023a chromosome 37, ASM2944872v1, whole genome shotgun sequence, the proteins below share one genomic window:
- the tjap1 gene encoding tight junction-associated protein 1 isoform X3 — protein MRTSLEYLRIWDSLSDADRIKILQQQNEDLRRRLSHTTHKMEAMETEFETSRHYMQGEMGRTRDDLEKMRDKFRRLQNSYTASQRANQDLEEKLHSLAAISQTWVYALRKVERDKKTTDQEIVELTNKLLDAKNTIDKLEELNERYRQDCNLAVQLLKCNKSHFRNHKFADLPYELQDMVNKHMKASLPDKSSQGAQGQDSDTMSLTPADVVPTSVIARVLEKPEPLVLNSAQSSSSAGRPQAEDVFVHVDMTGPQAEAGRGVRENGGPRHSSRVPAQSNQAEELLQQNGMCRSQSSLSADGQPGEEGGGAFEKLNPYPAPPPPHPLYPGRKVIEFSSDDKVKIPKNSPLPNCTYATRQAISLSLVQTDEENERQRTVPNSPAVSDGGWRSGASSSSGGGGQRDPCRTPTQLDTADPISSQSSPFSSPPQPPSAFASSGSSEEDLLANWQRMFVEKMAPSSEGTLVNRTSFSSETVKDLERTRTSKPGGGGSHRGALQGAYSDGEEGSSTRSWTASRESSLDTDTSSMADLRTRRGHYGADFSTEESEQLLMALDNDQDDASGDTVSTAITVETSLAEAKMNEFVEETGSVGSSAEERDILPQHFPVIVPRVLTGLEDYTENSPPLPGNSSTTTPGRPLKSPKRMGVHHLHRKDSLTRAQEHGNLLD, from the exons GACTCCTTATCAGATGCAGACAGGATCAA gaTCCTGCAGCAGCAGAATGAAGACCTTCGCCGGCGGCTCTCCCACACCACCCACAAGATGGAGGCCATGGAGACGGAGTTTGAGACCAGCCGCCACTACATGCAGGGGGAGATGGGTCGCACGCGCGACGACCTGGAGAAGATGAGAGACAAGTTCCGCAG ACTGCAGAACAGCTACACCGCCTCCCAGAGGGCCAACCAGGACCTGGAGGAGAAGCTTCATTCCCTG gctGCTATCAGTCAAACCTGGGTCTACGCA CTCCGTAAGGTGGAGAGGGACAAGAAGACCACGGACCAGGAGATAGTGGAGCTCACCAACAAACTCCTGGACGCCAAGAACACCATCGACAAGCTGGAAGAGTTGAAT GAGCGCTATCGGCAAGATTGCAATTTGGCCGTGCAGCTTTTGAAGTGCAATAAGTCCCATTTCAGAAACCACAAGTTTGCAGAT CTGCCCTATGAGCTGCAGGACATGGTGAACAAGCACATGAAGGCCAGTCTGCCGGATAAGAGTTCCCAGGGGGCCCAGGGCCAGGACTCCGACACCATGAGCCTGACGCCTGCCGATGTGGTGCCCACCTCCGTCATCGCCCGTGTACTGGAGAAGCCTGAGCCTCTGGTGCTCAACTCTGCCCAGTCTAGCAGCAGCGCAGGCCGACCCCAGGCAGAGGACGTGTTTGTGCATGTGGACATGACGGGGCCCCAGGCCGAGGCAGGAAGAGGGGTTCGAGAGAATGGGGGTCCCCGCCACAGCAGCAGAGTCCCAGCCCAAAGCAACCAGGCAGAAGAGCTCCTCCAGCAGAACGGAATGTGTCGGAGCCAGAGCAGCCTGTCAGCAGATGGCCAgccaggagaggagggtggtggggCCTTTGAGAAGCTCAACCCCTACCCAGCCCCCCCTCCGCCCCATCCCCTCTACCCCGGCCGCAAGGTGATCGAGTTCTCCTCGGACGACAAggtgaagatccccaagaacagcCCCCTGCCCAACTGCACCTACGCAACGCGCCAGGCCATCTCCCTCAGCCTGGTGCAAACCGACGAGGAGAACGAGCGCCAGCGCACTGTGCCCAACAGCCCCGCTGTGTCGGACGGGGGCTGGCGCTCTGGTGCTTCCTCCTCCTCAGGGGGAGGGGGGCAGCGTGACCCCTGCCGCACACCTACTCAGCTGGACACAGCAGACCCCATTTCCAGTCAGTCCAGCCCCTTCAGCAGCCCCCCTCAGCCCCCCAGCGCCTTCGCCAGCTCAGGCAGCTCTGAGGAGGACCTGCTGGCCAACTGGCAGCGCATGTTTGTGGAGAAGATGGCACCATCCTCTGAGGGCACCCTGGTCAACCGCACTTCCTTCAGCAGCGAGACGGTCAAGGACCTGGAGAGGACCCGGACCAGCAAGCCAGGGGGCGGGGGATCCCACAGGGGGGCACTACAGGGAGCCTACTCGGACGGGGAGGAGGGGTCCTCCACTCGCAGCTGGACTGCTAGCCGAGAGTCCAGCCTGGACACTGACACCAGCAGCATGGCTGACCTCCGCACCAGGAGGGGGCATTACGGAGCAGACTTCTCTACAGAGGAGAGCGAGCAGCTGTTGATGGCCCTGGACAACGACCAAGATGACGCCAGTGGCGACACCGTGTCAACAGCCATCACTGTGGAGACCAGCTTGGCGGAGGCCAAGATGAATGAGTTTGTGGAGGAGACAGGGTCTGtaggcagctctgcagaggagagagacatcCTGCCCCAGCACTTCCCTGTCATAGTACCCAGGGTCCTGACAGGGCTAGAGGACTACACAGAGAATAGCCCTCCCCTCCCCGGCAACTCCTCCACTACCACCCCCGGCCGACCCCTGAAAAGCCCAAAGAGGATGGGAGTCCACCACTTGCACCGCAAAGACAGCCTGACCCGGGCACAGGAGCATGGTAACCTGCTGGACTGA
- the lrrc73 gene encoding leucine-rich repeat-containing protein 73 — protein MLPGSIQITGEALSGAEIKDICESLKENSVRLLSIRGCQLSDRDFGRVCRGVTESHSLAQLNLNLGVVSTINRTKHLADALKTNRSIQTLFLHGSPLLDAGLVTLNTALSTHPLLVSLDLGDCMLGDEALRLVCGMLPPDGAKSGLRELTLSANPSITTKGWARLAIAVAHSSQLRVLNLDYNPLGDQIAGMLAVAVASSRTLEVLDLEGTGLTNQSAQVFLDVVENYPTCLRVLVLAENAINPELQQQISDLLSEGEEDDDKESEARCSAGIPTREKTTWVPHSNSHPQRVLLTSGLGESLLAETEM, from the exons ATGCTACCAGGTTCTATTCAAATAACGGGAGAGGCACTGTCGGGAGCTGAGATCAAGGATATTTGTGAAAGCCTGAAAGAGAACAGTGTGAGGCTTTTGTCTATCAGGGGATGTCAGCTTTCAGACCGAGACTTCGGACGGGTGTGTCGCGGAGTGACGGAGTCCCACTCACTGGCGCAACTCAACCTGAACCTCGGTGTGGTCTCCACCATCAACCGAACCAAGCATCTCGCCGATGCACTCAAGACCAACAGATCGATCCAGACCCTTTT TCTCCATGGAAGTCCCCTCCTGGATGCAGGATTGGTCACACTTAACACTGCTCTTTCCACTCACCCTTTACTGGTGTCTCTGGACCTGGGGGACTGTATGCTGGGGGACGAGGCACTGCGGCTAGTCTGTGGCATGCTGCCTCCGGACGGGGCCAAATCAG GTCTTAGGGAGCTGACTCTGAGTGCAAACCCCAGCATCACCACAAAGGGCTGGGCCCGCTTGGCCATCGCTGTGGCCCACAGCTCCCAGCTCCGAGTCCTCAACCTGGACTACAACCCCCTGG GGGACCAGATTGCTGGTATGCTAGCAGTGGCTGTGGCGTCCAGCAGAACTCTGGAGGTGTTAGATCTGGAGGGAACAGGACTCACAAACCAGTCAGCACAG GTATTCCTGGACGTGGTGGAGAACTACCCCACCTGTCTGCGCGTGCTGGTCCTGGCTGAGAACGCCATCAACCCCGAGCTGCAGCAGCAGATCTCAGACCTGCTCTCCGAGGGAGAGGAGGACGACGACAAAGAGAGCGAGGCACGATGCAGCGCTGGCATCCCCACCAGGGAGAAAACCACCTGGGTCCCCCACAGTA ACTCCCACCCCCAGAGGGTCCTGCTGACGTCAGGTCTAGGCGAGAGCCTACTAGCTGAGACTGAGATGTGA
- the tjap1 gene encoding tight junction-associated protein 1 isoform X2 — translation MTSATPARKPYRKAPPQHRESRNSLPSFLEDLSGSTPPAPANTAGPNPPDPCQDSLSDADRIKILQQQNEDLRRRLSHTTHKMEAMETEFETSRHYMQGEMGRTRDDLEKMRDKFRRLQNSYTASQRANQDLEEKLHSLLRKVERDKKTTDQEIVELTNKLLDAKNTIDKLEELNERYRQDCNLAVQLLKCNKSHFRNHKFADLPYELQDMVNKHMKASLPDKSSQGAQGQDSDTMSLTPADVVPTSVIARVLEKPEPLVLNSAQSSSSAGRPQAEDVFVHVDMTGPQAEAGRGVRENGGPRHSSRVPAQSNQAEELLQQNGMCRSQSSLSADGQPGEEGGGAFEKLNPYPAPPPPHPLYPGRKVIEFSSDDKVKIPKNSPLPNCTYATRQAISLSLVQTDEENERQRTVPNSPAVSDGGWRSGASSSSGGGGQRDPCRTPTQLDTADPISSQSSPFSSPPQPPSAFASSGSSEEDLLANWQRMFVEKMAPSSEGTLVNRTSFSSETVKDLERTRTSKPGGGGSHRGALQGAYSDGEEGSSTRSWTASRESSLDTDTSSMADLRTRRGHYGADFSTEESEQLLMALDNDQDDASGDTVSTAITVETSLAEAKMNEFVEETGSVGSSAEERDILPQHFPVIVPRVLTGLEDYTENSPPLPGNSSTTTPGRPLKSPKRMGVHHLHRKDSLTRAQEHGNLLD, via the exons ATGACGAGCGCTACCCCGGCCAGGAAGCCGTACCGCAAGGCTCCGCCTCAGCACCGCGAGTCGCGCAACAGCTTGCCCTCGTTCCTAGAGGACCTTAGTGGGAGCACGCCGCCTGCGCCTGCCAACACCGCTGGCCCCAACCCTCCTGACCCCTGCCAG GACTCCTTATCAGATGCAGACAGGATCAA gaTCCTGCAGCAGCAGAATGAAGACCTTCGCCGGCGGCTCTCCCACACCACCCACAAGATGGAGGCCATGGAGACGGAGTTTGAGACCAGCCGCCACTACATGCAGGGGGAGATGGGTCGCACGCGCGACGACCTGGAGAAGATGAGAGACAAGTTCCGCAG ACTGCAGAACAGCTACACCGCCTCCCAGAGGGCCAACCAGGACCTGGAGGAGAAGCTTCATTCCCTG CTCCGTAAGGTGGAGAGGGACAAGAAGACCACGGACCAGGAGATAGTGGAGCTCACCAACAAACTCCTGGACGCCAAGAACACCATCGACAAGCTGGAAGAGTTGAAT GAGCGCTATCGGCAAGATTGCAATTTGGCCGTGCAGCTTTTGAAGTGCAATAAGTCCCATTTCAGAAACCACAAGTTTGCAGAT CTGCCCTATGAGCTGCAGGACATGGTGAACAAGCACATGAAGGCCAGTCTGCCGGATAAGAGTTCCCAGGGGGCCCAGGGCCAGGACTCCGACACCATGAGCCTGACGCCTGCCGATGTGGTGCCCACCTCCGTCATCGCCCGTGTACTGGAGAAGCCTGAGCCTCTGGTGCTCAACTCTGCCCAGTCTAGCAGCAGCGCAGGCCGACCCCAGGCAGAGGACGTGTTTGTGCATGTGGACATGACGGGGCCCCAGGCCGAGGCAGGAAGAGGGGTTCGAGAGAATGGGGGTCCCCGCCACAGCAGCAGAGTCCCAGCCCAAAGCAACCAGGCAGAAGAGCTCCTCCAGCAGAACGGAATGTGTCGGAGCCAGAGCAGCCTGTCAGCAGATGGCCAgccaggagaggagggtggtggggCCTTTGAGAAGCTCAACCCCTACCCAGCCCCCCCTCCGCCCCATCCCCTCTACCCCGGCCGCAAGGTGATCGAGTTCTCCTCGGACGACAAggtgaagatccccaagaacagcCCCCTGCCCAACTGCACCTACGCAACGCGCCAGGCCATCTCCCTCAGCCTGGTGCAAACCGACGAGGAGAACGAGCGCCAGCGCACTGTGCCCAACAGCCCCGCTGTGTCGGACGGGGGCTGGCGCTCTGGTGCTTCCTCCTCCTCAGGGGGAGGGGGGCAGCGTGACCCCTGCCGCACACCTACTCAGCTGGACACAGCAGACCCCATTTCCAGTCAGTCCAGCCCCTTCAGCAGCCCCCCTCAGCCCCCCAGCGCCTTCGCCAGCTCAGGCAGCTCTGAGGAGGACCTGCTGGCCAACTGGCAGCGCATGTTTGTGGAGAAGATGGCACCATCCTCTGAGGGCACCCTGGTCAACCGCACTTCCTTCAGCAGCGAGACGGTCAAGGACCTGGAGAGGACCCGGACCAGCAAGCCAGGGGGCGGGGGATCCCACAGGGGGGCACTACAGGGAGCCTACTCGGACGGGGAGGAGGGGTCCTCCACTCGCAGCTGGACTGCTAGCCGAGAGTCCAGCCTGGACACTGACACCAGCAGCATGGCTGACCTCCGCACCAGGAGGGGGCATTACGGAGCAGACTTCTCTACAGAGGAGAGCGAGCAGCTGTTGATGGCCCTGGACAACGACCAAGATGACGCCAGTGGCGACACCGTGTCAACAGCCATCACTGTGGAGACCAGCTTGGCGGAGGCCAAGATGAATGAGTTTGTGGAGGAGACAGGGTCTGtaggcagctctgcagaggagagagacatcCTGCCCCAGCACTTCCCTGTCATAGTACCCAGGGTCCTGACAGGGCTAGAGGACTACACAGAGAATAGCCCTCCCCTCCCCGGCAACTCCTCCACTACCACCCCCGGCCGACCCCTGAAAAGCCCAAAGAGGATGGGAGTCCACCACTTGCACCGCAAAGACAGCCTGACCCGGGCACAGGAGCATGGTAACCTGCTGGACTGA
- the tjap1 gene encoding tight junction-associated protein 1 isoform X1, translating into MTSATPARKPYRKAPPQHRESRNSLPSFLEDLSGSTPPAPANTAGPNPPDPCQDSLSDADRIKILQQQNEDLRRRLSHTTHKMEAMETEFETSRHYMQGEMGRTRDDLEKMRDKFRRLQNSYTASQRANQDLEEKLHSLAAISQTWVYALRKVERDKKTTDQEIVELTNKLLDAKNTIDKLEELNERYRQDCNLAVQLLKCNKSHFRNHKFADLPYELQDMVNKHMKASLPDKSSQGAQGQDSDTMSLTPADVVPTSVIARVLEKPEPLVLNSAQSSSSAGRPQAEDVFVHVDMTGPQAEAGRGVRENGGPRHSSRVPAQSNQAEELLQQNGMCRSQSSLSADGQPGEEGGGAFEKLNPYPAPPPPHPLYPGRKVIEFSSDDKVKIPKNSPLPNCTYATRQAISLSLVQTDEENERQRTVPNSPAVSDGGWRSGASSSSGGGGQRDPCRTPTQLDTADPISSQSSPFSSPPQPPSAFASSGSSEEDLLANWQRMFVEKMAPSSEGTLVNRTSFSSETVKDLERTRTSKPGGGGSHRGALQGAYSDGEEGSSTRSWTASRESSLDTDTSSMADLRTRRGHYGADFSTEESEQLLMALDNDQDDASGDTVSTAITVETSLAEAKMNEFVEETGSVGSSAEERDILPQHFPVIVPRVLTGLEDYTENSPPLPGNSSTTTPGRPLKSPKRMGVHHLHRKDSLTRAQEHGNLLD; encoded by the exons ATGACGAGCGCTACCCCGGCCAGGAAGCCGTACCGCAAGGCTCCGCCTCAGCACCGCGAGTCGCGCAACAGCTTGCCCTCGTTCCTAGAGGACCTTAGTGGGAGCACGCCGCCTGCGCCTGCCAACACCGCTGGCCCCAACCCTCCTGACCCCTGCCAG GACTCCTTATCAGATGCAGACAGGATCAA gaTCCTGCAGCAGCAGAATGAAGACCTTCGCCGGCGGCTCTCCCACACCACCCACAAGATGGAGGCCATGGAGACGGAGTTTGAGACCAGCCGCCACTACATGCAGGGGGAGATGGGTCGCACGCGCGACGACCTGGAGAAGATGAGAGACAAGTTCCGCAG ACTGCAGAACAGCTACACCGCCTCCCAGAGGGCCAACCAGGACCTGGAGGAGAAGCTTCATTCCCTG gctGCTATCAGTCAAACCTGGGTCTACGCA CTCCGTAAGGTGGAGAGGGACAAGAAGACCACGGACCAGGAGATAGTGGAGCTCACCAACAAACTCCTGGACGCCAAGAACACCATCGACAAGCTGGAAGAGTTGAAT GAGCGCTATCGGCAAGATTGCAATTTGGCCGTGCAGCTTTTGAAGTGCAATAAGTCCCATTTCAGAAACCACAAGTTTGCAGAT CTGCCCTATGAGCTGCAGGACATGGTGAACAAGCACATGAAGGCCAGTCTGCCGGATAAGAGTTCCCAGGGGGCCCAGGGCCAGGACTCCGACACCATGAGCCTGACGCCTGCCGATGTGGTGCCCACCTCCGTCATCGCCCGTGTACTGGAGAAGCCTGAGCCTCTGGTGCTCAACTCTGCCCAGTCTAGCAGCAGCGCAGGCCGACCCCAGGCAGAGGACGTGTTTGTGCATGTGGACATGACGGGGCCCCAGGCCGAGGCAGGAAGAGGGGTTCGAGAGAATGGGGGTCCCCGCCACAGCAGCAGAGTCCCAGCCCAAAGCAACCAGGCAGAAGAGCTCCTCCAGCAGAACGGAATGTGTCGGAGCCAGAGCAGCCTGTCAGCAGATGGCCAgccaggagaggagggtggtggggCCTTTGAGAAGCTCAACCCCTACCCAGCCCCCCCTCCGCCCCATCCCCTCTACCCCGGCCGCAAGGTGATCGAGTTCTCCTCGGACGACAAggtgaagatccccaagaacagcCCCCTGCCCAACTGCACCTACGCAACGCGCCAGGCCATCTCCCTCAGCCTGGTGCAAACCGACGAGGAGAACGAGCGCCAGCGCACTGTGCCCAACAGCCCCGCTGTGTCGGACGGGGGCTGGCGCTCTGGTGCTTCCTCCTCCTCAGGGGGAGGGGGGCAGCGTGACCCCTGCCGCACACCTACTCAGCTGGACACAGCAGACCCCATTTCCAGTCAGTCCAGCCCCTTCAGCAGCCCCCCTCAGCCCCCCAGCGCCTTCGCCAGCTCAGGCAGCTCTGAGGAGGACCTGCTGGCCAACTGGCAGCGCATGTTTGTGGAGAAGATGGCACCATCCTCTGAGGGCACCCTGGTCAACCGCACTTCCTTCAGCAGCGAGACGGTCAAGGACCTGGAGAGGACCCGGACCAGCAAGCCAGGGGGCGGGGGATCCCACAGGGGGGCACTACAGGGAGCCTACTCGGACGGGGAGGAGGGGTCCTCCACTCGCAGCTGGACTGCTAGCCGAGAGTCCAGCCTGGACACTGACACCAGCAGCATGGCTGACCTCCGCACCAGGAGGGGGCATTACGGAGCAGACTTCTCTACAGAGGAGAGCGAGCAGCTGTTGATGGCCCTGGACAACGACCAAGATGACGCCAGTGGCGACACCGTGTCAACAGCCATCACTGTGGAGACCAGCTTGGCGGAGGCCAAGATGAATGAGTTTGTGGAGGAGACAGGGTCTGtaggcagctctgcagaggagagagacatcCTGCCCCAGCACTTCCCTGTCATAGTACCCAGGGTCCTGACAGGGCTAGAGGACTACACAGAGAATAGCCCTCCCCTCCCCGGCAACTCCTCCACTACCACCCCCGGCCGACCCCTGAAAAGCCCAAAGAGGATGGGAGTCCACCACTTGCACCGCAAAGACAGCCTGACCCGGGCACAGGAGCATGGTAACCTGCTGGACTGA
- the tjap1 gene encoding tight junction-associated protein 1 isoform X4, with product MEAMETEFETSRHYMQGEMGRTRDDLEKMRDKFRRLQNSYTASQRANQDLEEKLHSLAAISQTWVYALRKVERDKKTTDQEIVELTNKLLDAKNTIDKLEELNERYRQDCNLAVQLLKCNKSHFRNHKFADLPYELQDMVNKHMKASLPDKSSQGAQGQDSDTMSLTPADVVPTSVIARVLEKPEPLVLNSAQSSSSAGRPQAEDVFVHVDMTGPQAEAGRGVRENGGPRHSSRVPAQSNQAEELLQQNGMCRSQSSLSADGQPGEEGGGAFEKLNPYPAPPPPHPLYPGRKVIEFSSDDKVKIPKNSPLPNCTYATRQAISLSLVQTDEENERQRTVPNSPAVSDGGWRSGASSSSGGGGQRDPCRTPTQLDTADPISSQSSPFSSPPQPPSAFASSGSSEEDLLANWQRMFVEKMAPSSEGTLVNRTSFSSETVKDLERTRTSKPGGGGSHRGALQGAYSDGEEGSSTRSWTASRESSLDTDTSSMADLRTRRGHYGADFSTEESEQLLMALDNDQDDASGDTVSTAITVETSLAEAKMNEFVEETGSVGSSAEERDILPQHFPVIVPRVLTGLEDYTENSPPLPGNSSTTTPGRPLKSPKRMGVHHLHRKDSLTRAQEHGNLLD from the exons ATGGAGGCCATGGAGACGGAGTTTGAGACCAGCCGCCACTACATGCAGGGGGAGATGGGTCGCACGCGCGACGACCTGGAGAAGATGAGAGACAAGTTCCGCAG ACTGCAGAACAGCTACACCGCCTCCCAGAGGGCCAACCAGGACCTGGAGGAGAAGCTTCATTCCCTG gctGCTATCAGTCAAACCTGGGTCTACGCA CTCCGTAAGGTGGAGAGGGACAAGAAGACCACGGACCAGGAGATAGTGGAGCTCACCAACAAACTCCTGGACGCCAAGAACACCATCGACAAGCTGGAAGAGTTGAAT GAGCGCTATCGGCAAGATTGCAATTTGGCCGTGCAGCTTTTGAAGTGCAATAAGTCCCATTTCAGAAACCACAAGTTTGCAGAT CTGCCCTATGAGCTGCAGGACATGGTGAACAAGCACATGAAGGCCAGTCTGCCGGATAAGAGTTCCCAGGGGGCCCAGGGCCAGGACTCCGACACCATGAGCCTGACGCCTGCCGATGTGGTGCCCACCTCCGTCATCGCCCGTGTACTGGAGAAGCCTGAGCCTCTGGTGCTCAACTCTGCCCAGTCTAGCAGCAGCGCAGGCCGACCCCAGGCAGAGGACGTGTTTGTGCATGTGGACATGACGGGGCCCCAGGCCGAGGCAGGAAGAGGGGTTCGAGAGAATGGGGGTCCCCGCCACAGCAGCAGAGTCCCAGCCCAAAGCAACCAGGCAGAAGAGCTCCTCCAGCAGAACGGAATGTGTCGGAGCCAGAGCAGCCTGTCAGCAGATGGCCAgccaggagaggagggtggtggggCCTTTGAGAAGCTCAACCCCTACCCAGCCCCCCCTCCGCCCCATCCCCTCTACCCCGGCCGCAAGGTGATCGAGTTCTCCTCGGACGACAAggtgaagatccccaagaacagcCCCCTGCCCAACTGCACCTACGCAACGCGCCAGGCCATCTCCCTCAGCCTGGTGCAAACCGACGAGGAGAACGAGCGCCAGCGCACTGTGCCCAACAGCCCCGCTGTGTCGGACGGGGGCTGGCGCTCTGGTGCTTCCTCCTCCTCAGGGGGAGGGGGGCAGCGTGACCCCTGCCGCACACCTACTCAGCTGGACACAGCAGACCCCATTTCCAGTCAGTCCAGCCCCTTCAGCAGCCCCCCTCAGCCCCCCAGCGCCTTCGCCAGCTCAGGCAGCTCTGAGGAGGACCTGCTGGCCAACTGGCAGCGCATGTTTGTGGAGAAGATGGCACCATCCTCTGAGGGCACCCTGGTCAACCGCACTTCCTTCAGCAGCGAGACGGTCAAGGACCTGGAGAGGACCCGGACCAGCAAGCCAGGGGGCGGGGGATCCCACAGGGGGGCACTACAGGGAGCCTACTCGGACGGGGAGGAGGGGTCCTCCACTCGCAGCTGGACTGCTAGCCGAGAGTCCAGCCTGGACACTGACACCAGCAGCATGGCTGACCTCCGCACCAGGAGGGGGCATTACGGAGCAGACTTCTCTACAGAGGAGAGCGAGCAGCTGTTGATGGCCCTGGACAACGACCAAGATGACGCCAGTGGCGACACCGTGTCAACAGCCATCACTGTGGAGACCAGCTTGGCGGAGGCCAAGATGAATGAGTTTGTGGAGGAGACAGGGTCTGtaggcagctctgcagaggagagagacatcCTGCCCCAGCACTTCCCTGTCATAGTACCCAGGGTCCTGACAGGGCTAGAGGACTACACAGAGAATAGCCCTCCCCTCCCCGGCAACTCCTCCACTACCACCCCCGGCCGACCCCTGAAAAGCCCAAAGAGGATGGGAGTCCACCACTTGCACCGCAAAGACAGCCTGACCCGGGCACAGGAGCATGGTAACCTGCTGGACTGA